The genomic window GTTTTCCGGCTCTGGAGATGGCCGCAAACAGCTCCGGTGCCAAAAAAACATAGCGGTCCAACCGGTGCCCAGCAGTCAGTCCACAGCTTCGCCGAGCTCCCGTCCCCCAGAACGACGGACATGCTAACCGCGCTCATCGCGGCAACTTGCTTCTCCGACCTGGGAGGCAGCATCGTCCAGCCACGTTCTGGCTCAGACCTAGCCAACCATTCCCAGCGCAGGCGTAGAGCGAGACCGAAGAAACGAAGATCCAGAATGCCCAACCCACCGAGAGACGTCGGCCTGCATACCATTGTCCAGGCAACCTTGCATTTGCCTCCGGAGACGGACTCGGTACTAGCCCAAAGGAACGCCCGGCGACGCTTATCAATCTGTGCAACTGCCCTCGACGAAAGGCAGCACGCGGTGCTCAGGTGCACCGGAATTGCGGACAGAGTGACCTTGGTGAGCAACACCTGGCCAGTGTGAGTGAGCAACCCGGACTTCCAAGTGGGAATTCTGGCCGCCACCGAGTCCACAAGCGCCTGCTCATCAGCGCGTTTCAAGCTGGTGAGCGACAGAGGTATACCCAGGTACTTGCACGAGAAAGGCGCGACGATACACGGGAACACCTGCTGCACCAAGTTAACCATCTCATCGGTGCACTGAATCGGCGTCGCAACGCATTTGTCGATGTTGGTGACTAGGCCCGACGCACCCGCGAACAACTGGAGGATCTGCTGCAGGTGCCAATATACGACTTGACGCAGGTGGTCTACACACTTGGATAGTGGCCCTAAACGTCAAAATTAACCAGCTCCGCCACTACCACCATCGTCGACTCGTGCGCATACATCAACACTAATCTTCATCGCCTTCCTCGCTCGTGTACCAGATAGCCCAAAGGTTCACCACGACCCGTGTCAAATCGTCACGTGGTAGAGATCACATCACCAACGATCCCCTTAGTTCGTGAACTCTGCACACGTGCTCAACAATCCCGATGCATGGCCCATACACACTTGACTATCGccgtgttcgcttggcttataagccgtactttttcagccaacgaacagtatttttctcttataacaaatcagccaacggtactttcagccatggcttttcagccaagcgaacatggcataTATTGCATTCTAGGAGGGAGTGCCTCCATGAATCTGTGTTAACAGCCCGGTTGATCGGACTGCGAACGGAGAAGAAGGTGGGATCGCCGACCAAAGTGGTCTGGTTACAGAGGAGCTCTTCTTCCTTAGCAAGGAACGAATTTAGTTAATACATGTTCGATGATTTCCTCTCTCCTCTCCAGCTGCCTAAATATCACTCCTCTCGGTGTCACAACGGGTTCAGACCCATTCTGGGCCGCTCACACGGGAGCTTCTGGCTCGGGCCCTTCTGCTACGCCTTGGTCTGGGCTTCTCTGGTGTTGGGCCGAGATGTGGGGCGATGACATCCCCTTCCCCTTGTGTAGCGGCATGTCTCCATGCCGGAGCAGCTGGGAAAAGCTGGCGCAGAGCTTCTTCGTCCTCCCAGGTCACGAGCGATGCATCGAGGCCggaccacttgatgtagacttgCGATACCGTGTCGAGACCACGATAATGGAGTCGGCGCTAAAAAACCAGCTCGGGAACTTGCAGCGAGTCATCGACGTCCGGGAGCATGCTGGAGACGGTGATGGACCAGGGTCCAGGGGTTACTACTCGGATGCGCCCTGAGCTGGCCTACGATCTGCTAAAGGACGCGAGACAAGGTGGCGTGAACTTCAGGCTATCAAAATCAACCTAGTCAGTGTACTAAGAAAGTTAGATTCTGTAACAGGACTACGACTCTTCTATTCTAACTGTAAGACTAGTTACGCACTCTTACCCTCTcctctatataaagagaggtatgaTGCACCTCTTGTAACCCTAACAACCAtaccaatcaatccaacgtaaaagGCTACACGTCGACTGGAtataaaggctattactcgacaagatggtccgaaccagtataaatcgttcgtCTCTTTGCGTTAATTGTTGAGTTTTGCGTACGTCGAAGCTCTTCGAATATCGTTCTGGGTAACCCCGTGACGAGTTGCCAGTCACCAAACACCGATAGctgacgcgccaggtaggagcTTTCGGCGACTTCGCGATCGAGAGCTCGTCGGACCTCGACATCATGATTTTCTCGGCGGGAACTACCTTCATCTTCGGCTCCTGGATCTGCAAGGCAGACgataatggcaagctccaaagtcgtcTCATGGGGATCTCAGCGCCTCAGGCTTCTCCAGCTGTCTCCACGACCACGCTGGATCAACTCACCGAGAAGTTTTCTCACCTCTCGCTTTCCGATCCAACTCGGACACGGGAGGCCAGCAAGAACCAAGACTCCCACTCGGACACGAGCAAGTTGTCCGAGTTGGAGATCCCATCTGAAGTCCAAGCTGAAGAACCGAGTCGTTTTCCACTTGGACTCAGGAATACAGCTTCAATCTATCAAGATACGATTGGCTACCTCATGCAGTCAAAGCAAGAGATCCCTCTTACGGGTGCCCAGAAGGGTTTGGTCCTATCAATCACACCTGAAGGAGGCATCGTCCATTGGCCGGGTGCTCGACCCGGTACTTCGTCAACAGATCCATCTTGCCTAATCGGCATGGTCGAACTCCTGCCTTACCAGGATGGCAGTACCCTTCCAGCTGACGACGATCACGGTTCTACGGAGATCTTGGACAGCGCGACTACTGCAGAATCTGGAACGCACTCGGCCACAGGACACTCCAGGGAAGTCTTTATGGCCGGTCAACCACCTCATATCCCTATGCCTCAAGCACCAGATattcaagaaggagaagaaactcTGTCCAACATCTCCCCGGATACCCCGGCCCCTGAACCGACTCGGCACGTCGGCGCTCCGCGGCAGCCAACTCCTCAGAGTGATGCTGTTACAAGCGGGCAACCTTGGCAGCCAAGTCGGCATGTATCAACTGCGCCTGTTCTGACGCCTTCACTTCCAACTCCTGAACAGCAAGCTACTCGTCCAACATTATTCAATGTTACCGGGTACTAAGGCCCTCCACAGCGTGGGAGTGGAGCCAGCAACAAGATCGGGTCCCACATGTACAACTAGCAGCGCTTCCCAATTGCTGCAATGTGTAGAGAGTAGGAGGCATCACTCTGGGACCCACGTTGTAAGAAAAAAAGTACTCAAAAGCTGCCAGGACAGAAGACTCACGGAGCTGCTTTGGTGCCAACGAAATGATTTTTTACGGTTTGGGCACCGGAGCAAGTAGTTGCGTCGCTCTTCATTTTTCTGGAACTAGCACCACTGGCTGCAGTGTATGGAGTGGCTCTTCAATCATCTCTCTCCTATTCTAGCGTCACTCAAGCACCACGCTGTGGAGGGCCTAACAATGCTTATATAATCAGAAGGATACGACTTACCTTGAAAATGGAATCAAACTCAGCGGCCTTCGAACTGGCCACACTCCACGCTTCCCTGGCTCGACCCAGACTAGGAGCATACGACTCCAGACGCGGATGAGTGTTACTCGGCTGCTCCAGCTGAGTAGCCTGCCTCTCCGTTACAGCTGAGCTACCCGGTACCTCCACATTTGGAACAGGCTCAGCAGCTGCTGTGCTCAGCGCCGGATCCATTCCAAGGTTGCCTGTCGATGCCTCCTTCTGCACCATGGGGTTGGCATCATGGCGTGGCAGCGTATTCTCTTTGCTGAACAATCCAGTTCATGAAGAGTTAATAACACAGAGATACCAGAGTACAGATTTATATGATCATTACACTTACATCTCAGGGATCTTTTTAAAAGCTGATAGCTTTCTTGAAGCAAGGGGGGTTGCTCCCCCAAATGACACGCTGTCATCCCCGAGATCCGGTATCTCCAAGAGATGGCTCTTGATCTGGGCCACCACGTCAGGGCCTATGCTATTCTCAAGTACCTCCCTGGCAGCCGGCTCTGTGTTACCAGACATCACACTAGACTATTAAACAGACTGACTACTTTTCAAGGCAGCCAAGAAGGAAA from Miscanthus floridulus cultivar M001 chromosome 11, ASM1932011v1, whole genome shotgun sequence includes these protein-coding regions:
- the LOC136493290 gene encoding uncharacterized protein isoform X1 yields the protein MFAQLKELPTAKDEYSAANPPPDHLGRNFMDLPPLPPPPPAKDTGASARSAARVGEELADSKATLTDIQGDRRQGEEAGKKRARSPSVESEDSTPLQRRPRRATRKQSESTPRQQEPAAREVLENSIGPDVVAQIKSHLLEIPDLGDDSVSFGGATPLASRKLSAFKKIPEIKENTLPRHDANPMVQKEASTGNLGMDPALSTAAAEPVPNVEVPGSSAVTERQATQLEQPSNTHPRLESYAPSLGRAREAWSVASSKAAEFDSIFKIVGQLRAHPSSNPWTLVHHRLQHAPGRR
- the LOC136493290 gene encoding uncharacterized protein isoform X3; translation: MFAQLKELPTAKDEYSAANPPPDHLGRNFMDLPPLPPPPPAKDTGASARSAARVGEELADSKATLTDIQGDRRQGEEAGKKRARSPSVESEDSTPLQRRPRRATRKQSESTPRQQEPAAREVLENSIGPDVVAQIKSHLLEIPDLGDDSVSFGGATPLASRKLSAFKKIPEIKENTLPRHDANPMVQKEASTGNLGMDPALSTAAAEPVPNVEVPGSSAVTERQATQLEQPSNTHPRLESYAPSLGRAREAWSVASSKAAEFDSIFKTPPPLCDFE
- the LOC136493290 gene encoding uncharacterized protein isoform X2, which encodes MFAQLKELPTAKDEYSAANPPPDHLGRNFMDLPPLPPPPPAKDTGASARSAARVGEELADSKATLTDIQGDRRQGEEAGKKRARSPSVESEDSTPLQRRPRRATRKQSESTPRQQEPAAREVLENSIGPDVVAQIKSHLLEIPDLGDDSVSFGGATPLASRKLSAFKKIPEIKENTLPRHDANPMVQKEASTGNLGMDPALSTAAAEPVPNVEVPGSSAVTERQATQLEQPSNTHPRLESYAPSLGRAREAWSVASSKAAEFDSIFKDLRVCIPGLGPLLRLGPRPSHLVAYP